The Macadamia integrifolia cultivar HAES 741 chromosome 4, SCU_Mint_v3, whole genome shotgun sequence genome contains the following window.
ATCATACAACTGATTGGCATAGTAAACCAGATTTCTCTGAGGTCAACATATTTCCATTCTTCCATGCTCGCCAACTACTGATTATCATTAGCGAACATCACTTAAAAAAATCCTCTATTAACTGCATGTTGGAGTTCTCCCAACCGTTGGATTCTCTTATTCATCCTTTATGTAGAATTAGGTGATCATTTTCTCCGCTTCTTTAAAAAGCATGCCTTTTGGAAACAGCTGCTAAATTAAATTTCTCACCAAAAGATAAAANNNNNNNNNNNNNNNNNNNNNNNNNNNNNNNNNNNNNNNNNNNNNNNNNNNNNNNNNNNNNNNNNNNNNNNNNNNNNNNNNNNNNNNNNNNNNNNNNNNNNNNNNNNNNNNNNNNNNNNNNNNNNNNNNNNNNNNNNNNNNNNNNNNNNTTTGTCTCCAGCGTAGGATCTGCAACTCAAATTAAAGCCATGAAACAGGTAACtggaaaattaaaattgaaactagTTCAATTTGTAGAGTTagaagaaattaagaaattgAAATCAGGATAATTATGTTGATAATAAAAGGAGGGTTGGATAATGTCATCAGCTTTCTTTCAAGTCTGGTGAATCTTCACATacgtgaatgtacgtgaacgtCTCTGATCCATGAATATGGtgtctattttctctctcatttaaAAGATGCCATATCCACGGATCATGAACGTTCACATACATTCACATACGCGAAGATTCACCACTCTCATTTCCAGAAACTTGTGGCTCAATCAATGGAAAAGTTGGGATGGGAGGGACATGGAAACTTTTtcaagaggaggagagaaatagacacagaTTTTGGTATACCGTTAGCATACCCAGCTTTTTCTCtattactgattttttttttttttttttttttttttttttttttgaggtaaaTGATATATCAGTAGATGAGGAAACAAAAACTAAAATGTGGATTGGATGGGGGCTGATGAATTTGTGCAAATATTTGCAATGCCAACTAGCAAAGTTTGGCATTTCCGTTTTGAGCCTTGCTATGTTCACGTGATACTGCTTTGTTTTTCACTCTCTCTAGCTCTCATTTCTCTATAAGAGAAGAGCCGCCCTCCTTGCTCTTCTCTCATTACCACTCCACTCTGCCATGGACTCCTCTAAGATCACATCTCTCTTTTTCATTTACTTGCTTTTCATCTCCTCAGCCACTCCCATTCTTGGTTGTAACTACTGCCCAAAGCCCCATCCCAAACACAAGCTACCCCCTAAAGTAAAGCCTCCAGTTGTTAAGCCTCCCATCACTCTCCCTCCGGTGACTCTCCCTCCCATTGTGAAACCACCTGTGACAGTCCCACCGGTGACTCTCCCTCCCATTGTGAAACCACCTGTGACAGTCCCACCGGTGACTCTCCCTCCCATTGTGAAACCACCGGTGACCGTTCCACCAGTGACTGTCCCACCGGTGACAATCCCTCCGGTGACCGGCATCCCCCCAATCTTGAACCCACcgggtggtggcggtggtggtggtggaaagCCTTGCCCATCACCTCCGGGGATGGCAACATGTCCAATTGACACTCTAAAGCTAGGAGCATGTGTGGATCTTCTTGGTGGGTTGGTGCACATTGGTTTGGGAGACCCAGTTGTGAATCAATGCTGCCCATTGCTTCAAGGGGTTGTTGATGTGGAAGCTGCAGTGTGCTTGTGTACCACTCTCAAGCTCAAGCTCCTCAATCTCAATGTCTACCTCCCAATTGCTCTTCAACTACTTATTACCTGTGGGAAGACACCTCCTCCTGGTTTCACCTGCTCTCTCTAAATCCAAGTACCTACATTATACCTTTAATACTTAATTTACTACTGTTTCAAAGCTTATTTCTTCATTACTATGGGTTTCAAGCTTGTCCCTTTTTGGGTCTTTATGGTTGAtacccaactctctctctctctctctctctctctctctctctcaagaacaAATGGCagagaaaaatatttattttctaatctAGGGTTTCTCATTATATGTTGTGAATATTGTGATTGCAGGTGGGGATAAAATCGACATGAGAGGATGTCAAGCAACCAATGTCTTTCTCACttgctttgtttgtttgttagtgttttttttttttcttaccttttatTCTTTCACTGTATCCTCCTTGATTGTTACTATTGGTGATTGGCTTTGTTGTACACATTTGTTCTGTATGTTTTGTCTTAGTTAAGCAAGACAAGCAAGGATgctttccctttaatttcctttctctttcactTTTCAATCTATAATTATATCTTTTGGATTCTTAGTTTGGTGCTTTGGGAGGATTCATGAAGAACTATAAATCATTTAATTTTGTTGTTTATAGATTTTCTGAATGAGTTAAGTACCCGCGGAATCAAACCTGAAGAATAGCTATGATTGTTTTCTCAAATGGGATTCTATTAGTATCCACATACCTTACCAATCTCTTTCAACCATAATAATTTTAAGGGGTcttcaaaaggaaaattatgCAACTCTAATAAAAAGTCTGATTCTCTATTTACTTGTTGCACACAGTTACCTTCTTTAGCTAGCCAATTATCAGGAAAACTTGAATGAGAGAGACAGATAAGATTGCATTAAGGCACTTAATAGCATGGTTAGAGAAATTGGAATCGGATCACCAATTCTGGTCGAATCGGATTAGAATTGGCTGGATTTGATTCCGATTCCAGTTGATTCAAATTGTTCAATTCATATTGCATTAATTTCTAGGTTCAAATTGTCTACAACGAGCGATAATGTGCAGTGAGTATCCAATGGCTTAAAGAGCGCGGCCATGCATAAAATTATCATCTGCAGTGAGTGCGGCCGTGCAGTGAGCATCTGATGGCTGAGATGACCTCGGGAAACATGCTCGGATGGTCTCGGCCATGCGATGCTCACCGCACGGCAGCACTCACTACAGAGGATAATCACTCGCGGCCATGCACCCCAATTGTTGAATGCTCACTACACCTCACTGCCTCACTACATACGGTTTTGACGCTTCAATCTGACTCTGGTTGATTCATACCAATCCTATTGCCGATTCCTCTTACTTGAACCTTGATTAATAGTGTTTAATTATATTGAATGGGGCATGGGCCCACAGAAACAGAATATTAAGAATCAAACCTTAGTTGAGTgcttcctatatatatatataaaccctAAGTTTTTGTGGCCTCTATTTATTCAATACATAGTACAAAGTGTACATTGTGATATTTTGGGACATTAGAATAAGGATTGACAACTTTTATGTTCTGTCATAATAGACACATACATGAAGGTGGGGGACCTAATAAGCATTTGCACATGGACTCAATTTGTCACCTTCTCCCGCCAAATCATGTGGTATATGTTGATTCTTGATTGATAGAATGAGTCTGGTTCTTGGAATTCCTATCTAACTCATGGATTTTTGGAGTATTCTCTTACAACTTAacctgtatatatatatatatataataaaagagAGTAGATTGCGTAGAAGGCAGCATCAACAGTGACgggattttcatctttcatgtGGGGTAAAACGGTCATTTCATCCTCCCATGTGTTTTGGCATAGGGCCACACTCAAAAGATCCTTACCAGTCTAGGACTCTAGTGGAGCCTAATGCCCAAACACAGATAAATGTGAAAAGACCATGCTCCCCCCCTTGTGTCTGGACTTTGGGTGTAGACAACACCAAACTgacaagattctttttttttttttttaattaaaaaaaaaaaaaacaagagaatcAACAGTGGTTGCTTCTtcaatttaaatatttaaaacatTTTTAAATAGGGTTTAGTTTTTGTCCGCCTCTCAATGATCATGCTTATAGAaggctagaaaaagaattaaTGACTTGCAAAATAGAATTTATTTCTCAAAATGGGTGGGGGCTTTAACAGTGGGAATGTGTGAGAATTAATAATGGAAATGCTTCTACTTCATTCTCTATCGTTGTTGCTTTCACATAGGGAAtacaaaaaaaggagaagaatagaAAATGACCAACACTTTTCATGTTGTGTCCTAAATTATATATAAGTCAACTCAATACATCTTAATagtccccctcaagttggagtgTGAACATCATGAACGCCCAAATTgctaagaagaaaatgatattgTTGTTGACAAGtgttttggtaaaaatatcTGTCATTTGCTGTTTCGTTGAAAtatatgttggtgtatgatgtcttgtattccgtcgcagtttaatccagggagtactggtgcagcacctagacatgcagggttttttcgctatatttGTAGTGAagatttctttctctgtaatgcaagcaatactgagaggtgtgaggacgagcgttgtaaccttattctccattgatagtgaagcaggatctcatctcaccggggacgtaggcaaccttgccgaacctcgtaaaatccgtgtgcattgtttgttttgtttttccattaccttctgcatcgttttagggttgtgtttctacaaattggtatcagagctctagatttttcgttttctagggtttactatcacgatggtagggaagggatcgaatgtcaagtatgatatcgagaggtttaatgggaagaacaatttcaccctctggcgtcaaaagatgaaggatcttctgatacagcagggtTTAGCGAAAACTTTGTCAGGGAAGTcaaagaaacctgcaaaaattactgacgaagattgggaagagatggaggaaaaggcggtaagtgttatttgattaaatctttctgatgatgccctataatatattgtgggtatcgaatctgcaccgcagttatgggcgaaacttgaaagcatctacatgacgaagtccttaacgaactaGTTGTTCGtaaagaagcaattgtattctctacagatagAGGAAGGtatggatctattagagcatcttaatatgttcaatcagatcgtaagtaaacttgcaaacctggaggttaagatcgaggatgaaagcaaggcgttactattgctgtcgtcgctcccagaatcatatgatcacctagtaacgactctcttgtacgggaaggagacccttgagttggatgaagtcgcagctgccctcatgtccaatgatacaaggaagaaggccagaagtacgaaatctcaaggagaaggttttttcgaaggtgacaaggagcaggaaagagggagatcaaattagAAGGGATCTgagaagagtcgatcgaaatcaaaaggggcaaagacaaaggtctcttgttactattgcaagaaggaaggtcatctgaagagagagtgcttgaagaggaaggcggacttaaagaagaaaggtgtagataaggcatctgaggaagctagcgtggctgacagttcaaatgaagatgatggagatgtactctctatatcatcaggtaagaatcaaccttctgattcttggattttagattctggatgttcatatcacatgtgtccacataaggattggtttgatacatatcaaccatataatggtgggtctgtcctaatggggaatgatgctgtatgcaagaccattgagaTAGGCACCATCAAAATCAatatgtttgatgggatagtaagaaccttagcagatgtgagacatgtaccagaattaaggaaaaacttaatttctttgggggcacttgactcaaatggctgcaagtacatagcaggaggtagagttctcaaagttattaagggtgtaatggttgtcatgaagggacagctagcaggaaacctatacagactcatagggagtacagttataggtggagcatctgtgactacagatgtaATATTTGATACAgctgatacctatctgtggcatatgcggttagggcatatgggagaaagaggattgatagaacttcataaaaggaaaatgttgaagagagtaaaaacttgtaaactgaatttctgcaagtattgtgtgttagaaaaacagtgcaaggttaatttcaaaactgcaaaacataagagtaaatgggtgcttgattatgtacacagcgatgtatggggtcctttaataacaaaatctaaaggtggggcagaatacttcgtgacctttgttgatgattactcaaggaaagtctggatctacttcatgaagcataaaagtgaggtgtttactaaatttaaggaatgaaaggctgaggtagaaaagAAGACacgaaagaaaattaaatacttgataacagataatggaggagagtacacatacaagccgtttctagaattgtgcaaagctgaagggattacgcgtcacttcacggttccaaagacaccacagcaaaatggtatagctgaaaggatgaacagaacacttctagaaagagctcggagtatgaggttgaatgcagggttgagtaagagattttgggcagaagcagtgaacatggcatgtttcctcatcaataggtctccatcaaaggcaatTGATTataaattcctgaagaggtatggacaggaaaaccagtagattattctattctaaaaatatttggttgtccagcctatgcgcatgttgagagtgagcaccGTTCC
Protein-coding sequences here:
- the LOC122077500 gene encoding 36.4 kDa proline-rich protein; the protein is MDSSKITSLFFIYLLFISSATPILGCNYCPKPHPKHKLPPKVKPPVVKPPITLPPVTLPPIVKPPVTVPPVTLPPIVKPPVTVPPVTLPPIVKPPVTVPPVTVPPVTIPPVTGIPPILNPPGGGGGGGGKPCPSPPGMATCPIDTLKLGACVDLLGGLVHIGLGDPVVNQCCPLLQGVVDVEAAVCLCTTLKLKLLNLNVYLPIALQLLITCGKTPPPGFTCSL